In one window of Acanthochromis polyacanthus isolate Apoly-LR-REF ecotype Palm Island chromosome 8, KAUST_Apoly_ChrSc, whole genome shotgun sequence DNA:
- the parp12a gene encoding protein mono-ADP-ribosyltransferase PARP12 isoform X2 translates to MASLISKFVIKILCDNQGCLDFQRLDEAIAQSFTVDKSVLRGVLFDDGKIAIQAGSKKLPGGQITGPDSLIVAKTSLRICQKKTGECLGCDGLHLCRYFVCGECTFGSKCKNPHRLADPYNQEILKRYSLHDLTEKQLFQLLLQNDPFLLPEVCGHYNKGNGLHGSCKFTTTCTKLHVCLHYLQGDCKFGSSCKRAHNIDAQGMKLLRGFSKENIANLFMTYRNKFIITGQQERPAAVISVLKDMRISIPQPSHLPSQNNFGSPTSSACPSKALSDADRNEICLYFIRRHCGFKDKCARVHWHLPYRWQVLDSDGVTWKDLVNMEDIEKAYCDPAHDTSCTDQPSAASGLFKLLSYASSAPPTVQSVDFVKMTYGGSPVRRISTASSVSKPPHYILTTQWLWYWKDDGGKWKEFGQDDSDDTVTSQTLENVYLADQNTEIPFKAGKQQYVLHFKDAAGAQQMYQENVKFNTKREVRRRPRFVSAHDVEVQLKSASPQSSSTAEIVPSYWDKNALPEFGFKLIPLPKSAKEHNRIEMLFKLTMPQGKISSIQRIQNPSLWKVFQWQKDQMKDRNGGNLVNEQYLFHGTDESLIEAICEQNFDWRMCGVHGTAYGKGSYFAKDASYSDRYAKIRGTLNKIMFVALVLVGEYTKGKSSYVRPPPKGGSWTLYDSCVDSESNPSIYVIFDKQQIYPEYLINYS, encoded by the exons ATGGCTTCATTAATCTCTAAATTTGTCATCAAGATCCTTTGCGACAATCAGGGATGTTTGGACTTCCAGCGGCTGGACGAGGCGATTGCTCAGAGTTTCACGGTGGATAAATCCGTTCTGCGGGGTGTCCTCTTCGACGACGGTAAAATAGCCATTCAGGCAGGCAGCAAGAAGCTCCCTGGCGGCCAAATAACCGGCCCAGACAGCCTGATTGTGGCTAAAACCAGCCTGCGGATCTGTCAGAAAAAGACAGGAGAGTGTCTTGGGTGCGATGGTTTACACCTGTGCAGATACTTTGTGTGCGGAGAATGCACCTTTGG ATCCAAATGTAAAAATCCTCACCGTCTGGCTGATCCGTACAATCAGGAGATTCTGAAGAGATACAGTCTTCACGATCTGACAGAGAAGCAGCTGTTTCAGCTCTTACTGCAGAATGACCCCTTTCTGCTCCCAGAG GTATGTGGACATTACAACAAGGGCAACGGTTTGCACGGCTCCTGCAAATTCACCACCACCTGCACCAAGCTCCACGTCTGCCTGCACTACTTACAGGGCGACTGTAAGTTTGGCTCTTCATGTAAAAGAGCTCATAATATCGACGCACAAGGAATGAAGCTCCTCCGAGGATTCagtaaagaaaatattgcaaACCTCTTCATGACCTACAGGAATAAGTTCATCATCACGGGTCAACAAGAGCGACCAGCTGCTGTCATCTCCG TGCTTAAAGATATGAGAATCTCCATTCCGCAGCCTTCCCACCTTCCCTCCCAAAACAACTTTGGATCTCCCACCAGCTCTGCTTGTCCATCCAAAGCCCTGAGTGATGCCGACCGGAATGAAATCTGCCTCTATTTCATTCGCAGACACTGTGGCTTCAAAG ACAAGTGTGCTCGTGTCCACTGGCACCTGCCTTACAGATGGCAGGTTTTGGACAGTGACGGTGTGACCTGGAAGGACTTGGTCAACATGGAAGACATTGAGAAGGCCTACTGTGACCCAGCTCATGACACAAGCTGCACAGATCAACCATCAGCCGCCTCTGGGCTTTTCAAATTACTGTCTTATGCAAG CTCTGCACCTCCCACTGTGCAGTCAgttgattttgtgaaaatgacgtACGGAGGGTCTCCAGTTCGTCGCATCTCCACTGCTTCCTCTGTCTCCAAGCCGCCTCACTACATTCTTACAACACAGTGGCTTTGGTACTGGAAGGACGATGGCGGGAAATGGAAGGAGTTTGGACAG GACGACAGTGATGATACAGTCACTTCCCAAACCCTGGAGAACGTGTACCTGGCAGACCAAAATACAGAGATTCCCTTTAAGGCTGGCAAACAGCAGTATGTTCTCCACTTCAAAGATGCAGCAGGAGCCCAGCAGATGTACCAGGAGAATGTGAAGTTTAACACCAAGAGGGAGGTCAGAAGGAGGCCTCGCTTTGTGTCTGCTCATGACGTGGAGGTGCAGCTGAAGAG TGCTTCGCCACAGAGCTCCTCCACAGCTGAGATTGTCCCATCCTACTGGGACAAGAACGCCCTACCTGAGTTTGGATTCAAG CTCATACCTCTCCCCAAATCTGCAAAAGAGCATAACAGGATTGAGATGTTGTTTAAGCTCACCATGCCTCAGGGTAAAATTAGCAGCATCCAGAGGATCCAGAACCCCTCTCTGTGGAAAGTCTTTCAATG GCAGAAAGATCAGATGAAGGACAGGAACGGAGGGAATCTTGTGAATGAGCAGTACTTGTTCCACGGGACAGATGAGTCCCTGATTGAGGCCATCTGTGAACAGAACTTTGACTGGAGGATGTGTGGTGTCCATGGCACCGCCTATGGCAAAG GGAGCTACTTTGCCAAAGATGCTTCCTACTCAGACAGATATGCCAAAATCAGAGGAACCCTGAACAAGATCATGTTTGTTGCTCTGGTCCTGGTGGGGGAGTACACCAAAGGAAAGAGCAGCTATGTACGGCCTCCGCCAAAAGGAGGCAGCTGGACTTTGTATGACAGCTGCGTCGACTCCGAGAGCAACCCCAGCATATATGTCATCTTTGATAAACAGCAGATTTATCCAGAGTATCTGATCAACTACTCATAG
- the parp12a gene encoding protein mono-ADP-ribosyltransferase PARP12 isoform X1, producing the protein MASLISKFVIKILCDNQGCLDFQRLDEAIAQSFTVDKSVLRGVLFDDGKIAIQAGSKKLPGGQITGPDSLIVAKTSLRICQKKTGECLGCDGLHLCRYFVCGECTFGSKCKNPHRLADPYNQEILKRYSLHDLTEKQLFQLLLQNDPFLLPEVCGHYNKGNGLHGSCKFTTTCTKLHVCLHYLQGDCKFGSSCKRAHNIDAQGMKLLRGFSKENIANLFMTYRNKFIITGQQERPAAVISVLKDMRISIPQPSHLPSQNNFGSPTSSACPSKALSDADRNEICLYFIRRHCGFKDKCARVHWHLPYRWQVLDSDGVTWKDLVNMEDIEKAYCDPAHDTSCTDQPSAASGLFKLLSYASSAPPTVQSVDFVKMTYGGSPVRRISTASSVSKPPHYILTTQWLWYWKDDGGKWKEFGQDDSDDTVTSQTLENVYLADQNTEIPFKAGKQQYVLHFKDAAGAQQMYQENVKFNTKREVRRRPRFVSAHDVEVQLKSSASPQSSSTAEIVPSYWDKNALPEFGFKLIPLPKSAKEHNRIEMLFKLTMPQGKISSIQRIQNPSLWKVFQWQKDQMKDRNGGNLVNEQYLFHGTDESLIEAICEQNFDWRMCGVHGTAYGKGSYFAKDASYSDRYAKIRGTLNKIMFVALVLVGEYTKGKSSYVRPPPKGGSWTLYDSCVDSESNPSIYVIFDKQQIYPEYLINYS; encoded by the exons ATGGCTTCATTAATCTCTAAATTTGTCATCAAGATCCTTTGCGACAATCAGGGATGTTTGGACTTCCAGCGGCTGGACGAGGCGATTGCTCAGAGTTTCACGGTGGATAAATCCGTTCTGCGGGGTGTCCTCTTCGACGACGGTAAAATAGCCATTCAGGCAGGCAGCAAGAAGCTCCCTGGCGGCCAAATAACCGGCCCAGACAGCCTGATTGTGGCTAAAACCAGCCTGCGGATCTGTCAGAAAAAGACAGGAGAGTGTCTTGGGTGCGATGGTTTACACCTGTGCAGATACTTTGTGTGCGGAGAATGCACCTTTGG ATCCAAATGTAAAAATCCTCACCGTCTGGCTGATCCGTACAATCAGGAGATTCTGAAGAGATACAGTCTTCACGATCTGACAGAGAAGCAGCTGTTTCAGCTCTTACTGCAGAATGACCCCTTTCTGCTCCCAGAG GTATGTGGACATTACAACAAGGGCAACGGTTTGCACGGCTCCTGCAAATTCACCACCACCTGCACCAAGCTCCACGTCTGCCTGCACTACTTACAGGGCGACTGTAAGTTTGGCTCTTCATGTAAAAGAGCTCATAATATCGACGCACAAGGAATGAAGCTCCTCCGAGGATTCagtaaagaaaatattgcaaACCTCTTCATGACCTACAGGAATAAGTTCATCATCACGGGTCAACAAGAGCGACCAGCTGCTGTCATCTCCG TGCTTAAAGATATGAGAATCTCCATTCCGCAGCCTTCCCACCTTCCCTCCCAAAACAACTTTGGATCTCCCACCAGCTCTGCTTGTCCATCCAAAGCCCTGAGTGATGCCGACCGGAATGAAATCTGCCTCTATTTCATTCGCAGACACTGTGGCTTCAAAG ACAAGTGTGCTCGTGTCCACTGGCACCTGCCTTACAGATGGCAGGTTTTGGACAGTGACGGTGTGACCTGGAAGGACTTGGTCAACATGGAAGACATTGAGAAGGCCTACTGTGACCCAGCTCATGACACAAGCTGCACAGATCAACCATCAGCCGCCTCTGGGCTTTTCAAATTACTGTCTTATGCAAG CTCTGCACCTCCCACTGTGCAGTCAgttgattttgtgaaaatgacgtACGGAGGGTCTCCAGTTCGTCGCATCTCCACTGCTTCCTCTGTCTCCAAGCCGCCTCACTACATTCTTACAACACAGTGGCTTTGGTACTGGAAGGACGATGGCGGGAAATGGAAGGAGTTTGGACAG GACGACAGTGATGATACAGTCACTTCCCAAACCCTGGAGAACGTGTACCTGGCAGACCAAAATACAGAGATTCCCTTTAAGGCTGGCAAACAGCAGTATGTTCTCCACTTCAAAGATGCAGCAGGAGCCCAGCAGATGTACCAGGAGAATGTGAAGTTTAACACCAAGAGGGAGGTCAGAAGGAGGCCTCGCTTTGTGTCTGCTCATGACGTGGAGGTGCAGCTGAAGAG TAGTGCTTCGCCACAGAGCTCCTCCACAGCTGAGATTGTCCCATCCTACTGGGACAAGAACGCCCTACCTGAGTTTGGATTCAAG CTCATACCTCTCCCCAAATCTGCAAAAGAGCATAACAGGATTGAGATGTTGTTTAAGCTCACCATGCCTCAGGGTAAAATTAGCAGCATCCAGAGGATCCAGAACCCCTCTCTGTGGAAAGTCTTTCAATG GCAGAAAGATCAGATGAAGGACAGGAACGGAGGGAATCTTGTGAATGAGCAGTACTTGTTCCACGGGACAGATGAGTCCCTGATTGAGGCCATCTGTGAACAGAACTTTGACTGGAGGATGTGTGGTGTCCATGGCACCGCCTATGGCAAAG GGAGCTACTTTGCCAAAGATGCTTCCTACTCAGACAGATATGCCAAAATCAGAGGAACCCTGAACAAGATCATGTTTGTTGCTCTGGTCCTGGTGGGGGAGTACACCAAAGGAAAGAGCAGCTATGTACGGCCTCCGCCAAAAGGAGGCAGCTGGACTTTGTATGACAGCTGCGTCGACTCCGAGAGCAACCCCAGCATATATGTCATCTTTGATAAACAGCAGATTTATCCAGAGTATCTGATCAACTACTCATAG
- the ccdc113 gene encoding coiled-coil domain-containing protein 113 isoform X1, giving the protein MEDRILMIEENDEEITEEQKEALYKRVEELKYSNAALRAENAMFEQFIGRLDPQELLTPAGGEGPGVTGSSQQEGGGWRRRSRANISDRLQLLTLEQKLYMAQREVRETQEDQEKLKQKYERTQDDYKASMEEAELRLAEIKKAKYKFERKLLKPMKDNRLVMKEPEKVLQYMEDKLKVSQLEKFHWKNQALKVYEKKLLQQLQQKKEMGKVKYEDFFQEYNESRVDKNLDELQINSLKVQRVLTSHKQEKLQSVTLESTELSNDISKRKQLLAKIEEEIQRAEEERLKAEAFNQHLHRQLTHYQAPDITEYMYVKDKLKKLRQSVHTWERKVGIAEMALKTHTNRWSKPRSTLTPANSAEAGSQPGGQRLPLKLPSIAEHNT; this is encoded by the exons ATGGAGGACAGGATTTTAATGATAGAAGAAAACGACGAGGAGATCACAGAGGAACAAAAAGAAGCCCTTTATAAACGGGTCGAAGAACTAAA ATATTCCAATGCAGCCCTCCGGGCAGAGAATGCCATGTTTGAGCAGTTCATTGGCCGCCTGGATCCACAGGAGCTGCTGACCCCGGCTGGAGGAGAGGGCCCAGGGGTAACAGGGAGCTCCCAGCAGGAAGGTGGG GGATGGAGGCGGAGGTCCAGAGCCAACATCTCAGATCGCCTCCAGCTGCTAACCTTGGAGCAAAAACTTTATATGGCACAGAGAGAAGTGAGAGAAACACAAGAGGACCAGGAGAAACtcaaacaaaaatatgagagaACCCAGGATGACTACAAG GCTTCTATGGAAGAAGCAGAACTGCGTCTAGCTGAGATCAAGAAAGCAAAGTATAAGTTTGAACGCAAACTACTCAAACCTATGAAGGACAACAGACTGGTGATGAAGGAGCCAGAGAAGGTGCTCCAGTATATGGAAGACAAATTAAAG GTTAGCCAGTTGGAGAAGTTTCATTGGAAGAACCAGGCACTGAAGGTCTACGAGAAGAagctcctgcagcagctccaacagAAAAAAGAGATGGGAAAAGTCAAATATGAG GATTTTTTCCAGGAGTACAATGAGTCAAGAGTTGACAAAAACCTGGATGAACTTCAGATCAATAGTTTGAAAGTACAACGTGTCCTTACCTCACACAAG caggagaagctgcaaAGTGTCACCCTGGAATCTACAGAGCTGAGCAACGACATCAGCAAAAGAAAGCAGTTGCTGGCAAAAATTGAGGAAGAGATACAGCGTGCAGAGGAG GAGCGTTTGAAGGCAGAAGCCTTCAACCAGCACCTGCACCGGCAGCTCACACATTATCAGGCTCCTGATATCACCGAGTACATGTATGTCAAGGACAAACTCAAGAAGCTGCGGCAGAGCGTTCACACTTGGGAGAGAAAGGTTGGGATTGCTGAG ATGGCCTTGAAGACCCACACTAATAGGTGGAGCAAACCGAGATCCACTCTGACTCCTGCTAACAGTGCGGAGGCTGGAAGTCAGCCCGGAGGTCAGCGACTCCCACTGAAGCTTCCAAGCATAGCAGAACACAACACATAG
- the ccdc113 gene encoding coiled-coil domain-containing protein 113 isoform X2, whose protein sequence is MEDRILMIEENDEEITEEQKEALYKRVEELKYSNAALRAENAMFEQFIGRLDPQELLTPAGGEGPGVTGSSQQEGGGWRRRSRANISDRLQLLTLEQKLYMAQREVRETQEDQEKLKQKYERTQDDYKASMEEAELRLAEIKKAKYKFERKLLKPMKDNRLVMKEPEKVLQYMEDKLKVSQLEKFHWKNQALKVYEKKLLQQLQQKKEMGKVKYEDFFQEYNESRVDKNLDELQINSLKVQRVLTSHKEKLQSVTLESTELSNDISKRKQLLAKIEEEIQRAEEERLKAEAFNQHLHRQLTHYQAPDITEYMYVKDKLKKLRQSVHTWERKVGIAEMALKTHTNRWSKPRSTLTPANSAEAGSQPGGQRLPLKLPSIAEHNT, encoded by the exons ATGGAGGACAGGATTTTAATGATAGAAGAAAACGACGAGGAGATCACAGAGGAACAAAAAGAAGCCCTTTATAAACGGGTCGAAGAACTAAA ATATTCCAATGCAGCCCTCCGGGCAGAGAATGCCATGTTTGAGCAGTTCATTGGCCGCCTGGATCCACAGGAGCTGCTGACCCCGGCTGGAGGAGAGGGCCCAGGGGTAACAGGGAGCTCCCAGCAGGAAGGTGGG GGATGGAGGCGGAGGTCCAGAGCCAACATCTCAGATCGCCTCCAGCTGCTAACCTTGGAGCAAAAACTTTATATGGCACAGAGAGAAGTGAGAGAAACACAAGAGGACCAGGAGAAACtcaaacaaaaatatgagagaACCCAGGATGACTACAAG GCTTCTATGGAAGAAGCAGAACTGCGTCTAGCTGAGATCAAGAAAGCAAAGTATAAGTTTGAACGCAAACTACTCAAACCTATGAAGGACAACAGACTGGTGATGAAGGAGCCAGAGAAGGTGCTCCAGTATATGGAAGACAAATTAAAG GTTAGCCAGTTGGAGAAGTTTCATTGGAAGAACCAGGCACTGAAGGTCTACGAGAAGAagctcctgcagcagctccaacagAAAAAAGAGATGGGAAAAGTCAAATATGAG GATTTTTTCCAGGAGTACAATGAGTCAAGAGTTGACAAAAACCTGGATGAACTTCAGATCAATAGTTTGAAAGTACAACGTGTCCTTACCTCACACAAG gagaagctgcaaAGTGTCACCCTGGAATCTACAGAGCTGAGCAACGACATCAGCAAAAGAAAGCAGTTGCTGGCAAAAATTGAGGAAGAGATACAGCGTGCAGAGGAG GAGCGTTTGAAGGCAGAAGCCTTCAACCAGCACCTGCACCGGCAGCTCACACATTATCAGGCTCCTGATATCACCGAGTACATGTATGTCAAGGACAAACTCAAGAAGCTGCGGCAGAGCGTTCACACTTGGGAGAGAAAGGTTGGGATTGCTGAG ATGGCCTTGAAGACCCACACTAATAGGTGGAGCAAACCGAGATCCACTCTGACTCCTGCTAACAGTGCGGAGGCTGGAAGTCAGCCCGGAGGTCAGCGACTCCCACTGAAGCTTCCAAGCATAGCAGAACACAACACATAG